A genomic window from Mesorhizobium sp. 131-2-1 includes:
- a CDS encoding 2OG-Fe(II)-dependent halogenase WelO5 family protein, with the protein MATNQVPQTPAISPLTIKERTGSISTAEIISVLKGEITALHIKQAFSTEVAEKITTNFVGSPGLKERKDGVPGQVVGASHYRKDAATYFAESEDARPHVDALFENLVDPVRAIFDALKRELHNQGIELRLARSEQGQANVCRALSWSGRGTFSLDPHDDVAQVLCAGNDYELSEVAHNTVVALNVYPSMPEEGGNLRLWSHKPTVADRKSQSVETTGYPYSAAYLEAVPSREFQLNAGDIALIDGGFVHGVTGQSGNGKRRLVLNSFFGFARPDLVLWWT; encoded by the coding sequence ATGGCAACTAACCAAGTACCTCAAACGCCGGCCATCTCGCCTCTTACGATCAAAGAACGAACCGGCTCGATCAGCACTGCGGAGATCATCTCGGTCCTGAAAGGTGAGATCACGGCCCTGCACATCAAGCAAGCTTTCAGCACCGAAGTGGCCGAGAAGATTACCACGAACTTTGTTGGCAGTCCCGGTCTCAAGGAGCGTAAAGATGGCGTCCCCGGACAGGTTGTCGGCGCATCCCACTACAGGAAGGATGCAGCCACCTATTTCGCGGAATCGGAAGATGCGCGACCTCACGTCGACGCCCTTTTTGAGAATTTGGTTGATCCGGTCCGAGCAATATTCGACGCATTGAAGCGCGAGCTTCACAACCAGGGTATTGAATTGCGGCTGGCGCGTTCAGAACAGGGTCAGGCTAATGTTTGTCGCGCTCTCAGTTGGTCTGGCAGGGGCACTTTTTCCTTGGACCCCCACGACGATGTCGCTCAAGTCCTGTGTGCTGGCAACGACTACGAGCTTTCTGAGGTGGCGCACAACACCGTTGTGGCGCTCAACGTCTATCCCAGCATGCCCGAGGAAGGTGGCAATCTGAGGCTCTGGAGCCATAAGCCGACGGTCGCCGACCGAAAGTCGCAGAGTGTTGAGACCACGGGCTATCCCTACTCGGCAGCTTATCTCGAGGCTGTTCCTTCTCGCGAGTTCCAGCTCAACGCTGGGGATATTGCACTAATCGATGGCGGTTTCGTGCACGGGGTCACCGGTCAATCAGGCAATGGAAAGCGTCGTTTGGTGCTAAACAGCTTTTTCGGATTTGCACGGCCTGATCTTGTTCTCTGGTGGACTTGA